From the genome of Candidatus Latescibacterota bacterium:
TCAGATAACAAAGGAAAACGTCTCGAAGATAAATGATTCGGTCAAGATCATAGCCGAGGGCGCCAATGGTCCGACCACTCCTGAAGCCGACGAAGTGATCTCGAAGCGTGGCATCTTTATGATCCCCGATCTGCTGGCAAATGCAGGTGGAGTGACATGCAGCTATTTCGAGCAGGTACAGAGCAACATGAATTACTTCTGGGATAAGGACGAGGTCCTTGGTAAACTGGACTCGAAAATGACATCGGCGTTCAACGCTGTATCTGAACTTGCGGAAAAACGCAAGCTCTACATGCGCGATGCCGCGTATGTCATAGCAATAGGGCGCGTGGCCCAGGCAAGTAAAGATCGCGGTTGGGTATAATAGCTCGTGAAAGATACGCCAGACCACCGGAACGGATACTCGATCACCCGGTTTGACAGACAGTTCTTCACCGGGAAGGAAAGATTTACGTTTATCGGTTCCGGAGAGCTCGGCGGGAAGGCCCACGGCCTCGCGAAAATGAGCGGAATACTCGGCGTAAAGCCTGGCAACGCATTCGAACCGGATATATCCGTCTCAATACCGAGGCTGTCGGTCATTACCACCGAATATTTCGACCTGTTTATGGAGGAGAACGACCTCTTCGAGGTGGCTCTCTCCGGCAAACGTGACGATCTGATAGCGCACGCCTTTCAGAAGGGTTCGCTTCCTGTAGGACTCGCCGGCGATTTGCGGGCCATAGTCGAGCAGGTGCATACTCCACTGGCGATCAGGTCATCGAGCATGCTCGAAGACGCCATGTTCGAACCTTTCGCCAGCGTCTACGCCACCAAGATGGTCCCCAACAACCAGCCCGATGCCGATTCGCGTTTCAAGAAACTTGCCGAAGCGGTGAAATTCGTCTATGCCTCGACCTATTTCAAGTCGGCTCGCGATTACATGCGAGTCGCGAGTCATACGATCGAAGACGAGAAGATGGCAGTGATCATCCAGGAGATAGTGGGGAACCGTTTCGGTGAACGGTTCTATCCACACTTATCCGGCGTGATGCGTTCATTCAATTTCTATCCGTTCGGCCGAGCCACTCCGGATGACGGGATCGTCGAGCTCGCTCTCGGGCTGGGAAGGACGATCGTCGACGACGGCATCTCGTGGCCCTTTTCACCGGCATATCCGGCGACGCCTCCACCGTTCAAATCAACGGGTGACATGCTCAAGCATTCTCAGACCGGCTTCTGGGCGGTCAACATGGGCAAGCTTCACAGGTATGATCCTGTCGAGGAAAACGAGTATCTCGAACAATACTCGTTAGGTGATGCCGAATACGATGGCACGATTAACCTGATCGCGTCGACTTACAACGGGCAGGACGATCGAGTGGAGAGCGGTACTTTCTTCACGGGGCCGAGGCTGATCAACTTTGCGCCGGTCATTCAGGACAGGGGACTTCCACTGAACAATCTTCTGAAAGTCGTGAGAGAATCCTGCGAGGACAGGCTTGGCACCATGGTGGAGATCGAGTTTGCCATGAGGCTTGGAAAAGAATTCGGGGAACCTGCCGAATTCGGGTTCCTTCAGGTCCGGCCGATGGTCGTGGCCCAGTCGGATGTCGAAATTACGGATGAAGAACTCGGCGACGAAAACACACTCCTCGCGTCCCGGACAGTACTCGGCAATGGCAGCCTCGATACGATAACCGATATAGTATATGTCGATCCCGACAGATTCGATGTGAAGGATTCTCTGAAGATAGCCGAGGAGATAGACTCGATAAATTCAAGGCTGGTAGATGAGGGGCGCAAGTATGTCCTGATAGGTTTCGGGCGTTGGGGGACCACCGACCCCCTTGGAGGAATCCCCGTGGACTTCGGTCAGATATCAGGCGCCAAGGTGATAGTAGAAAGCTCTCTTCCTGATCTTAATTTCATGCTGAGCCAGGGGTCGCATTTTTTTCACAAT
Proteins encoded in this window:
- a CDS encoding PEP/pyruvate-binding domain-containing protein, with the protein product MKDTPDHRNGYSITRFDRQFFTGKERFTFIGSGELGGKAHGLAKMSGILGVKPGNAFEPDISVSIPRLSVITTEYFDLFMEENDLFEVALSGKRDDLIAHAFQKGSLPVGLAGDLRAIVEQVHTPLAIRSSSMLEDAMFEPFASVYATKMVPNNQPDADSRFKKLAEAVKFVYASTYFKSARDYMRVASHTIEDEKMAVIIQEIVGNRFGERFYPHLSGVMRSFNFYPFGRATPDDGIVELALGLGRTIVDDGISWPFSPAYPATPPPFKSTGDMLKHSQTGFWAVNMGKLHRYDPVEENEYLEQYSLGDAEYDGTINLIASTYNGQDDRVESGTFFTGPRLINFAPVIQDRGLPLNNLLKVVRESCEDRLGTMVEIEFAMRLGKEFGEPAEFGFLQVRPMVVAQSDVEITDEELGDENTLLASRTVLGNGSLDTITDIVYVDPDRFDVKDSLKIAEEIDSINSRLVDEGRKYVLIGFGRWGTTDPLGGIPVDFGQISGAKVIVESSLPDLNFMLSQGSHFFHNVTSFKVFYFSIQHGGEFRIDWNWLKSMNVFSETEHVRHLRLDSPLTVKVDGKHGRGMILHG